In Bosea sp. (in: a-proteobacteria), one DNA window encodes the following:
- the pheT gene encoding phenylalanine--tRNA ligase subunit beta yields the protein MKFTISWLKEHLDTDASVAEITDALTRIGLEVEAIEDRAAALSAFTIAYVVEAKQHPNADRLRVCLVDTGAGEPVQVVCGAPNARTGMKGVFSPPGSYIPGKKITLGKGVIRGVESNGMLVSEAELELSDDHDGIIELPDDAPVGEPYAPYAGLDDAVIEIAVTPNRADALGVAGIARDLAAAGLGKLKSKPVPPVRGAFPCPVKVTLDFADEDRKLCPAFALRLVRGVKNGPSPDWLQARLRAVGLRPINALVDITNFMTLDRNRPLHVFDAAKVKGNLTVRCAKPGETILALDGKTYALSDEQVVIADGNGVESLAGIMGGEASGSSEATTDVLIESALWDPLNVARSGRALGINSDARYRFERGVDPDFTRPGLDLATAMVIELCGGQASEMEFVGEIPDSPAAIDFPWSEVRRLTGLDLPQVEMKLALTSLGFHVSGAGDRVKVAAPSWRADVGGKADLVEEIVRIAGLDRVAATPLPRIRGEVIKPVLTVLQKRTRLAKRALAARGLVEAVTWSFISHDQAKLFGGGSPALALANPIAADLSDMRPSLLPGLIRAAQSNADRGFPDVALFEVGQVFKSDEPEGQLVAATGLRRGTARLGGTGRHWDGGVKPVDVFDAKADALGLLSGLGVPTGGLQLVAGGPAWAHPGRSATLQFGPKGVIGAFGEVHPRILKALDVKGPLIAFEIHLDALPPPKHRPTKVKPKLSLSEFQPVTRDFAFIVDKAVAAGEMVKTAQGADRALIASVGVFDLYEGQGVDAGRKSVALAVTLQPTEKTLTEAEIEAVGARIVAEMSKRHGATLRG from the coding sequence ATGAAATTCACGATTTCCTGGCTCAAAGAGCACCTCGACACCGATGCCTCCGTCGCGGAGATCACTGATGCCCTGACCCGCATCGGCCTGGAGGTCGAGGCGATCGAGGATCGCGCCGCCGCGCTTTCGGCCTTCACCATCGCCTATGTCGTCGAGGCGAAGCAGCACCCCAATGCCGATCGCCTGCGCGTCTGCCTGGTAGATACCGGCGCGGGCGAGCCCGTGCAGGTCGTCTGCGGCGCGCCCAATGCCCGCACCGGCATGAAGGGCGTGTTCTCCCCGCCCGGCAGCTATATTCCGGGCAAGAAGATCACGCTCGGCAAGGGCGTGATCCGCGGCGTCGAATCGAACGGCATGCTGGTCTCGGAAGCCGAGCTGGAACTCTCCGACGACCATGACGGCATCATCGAATTGCCGGACGATGCCCCGGTCGGTGAGCCCTACGCGCCTTATGCCGGGCTCGACGACGCCGTGATCGAGATCGCGGTGACGCCGAACCGCGCCGATGCGCTCGGCGTCGCCGGCATCGCCCGCGACCTCGCCGCCGCCGGCCTCGGCAAGCTGAAATCAAAGCCTGTGCCGCCGGTGCGCGGCGCCTTTCCGTGCCCGGTCAAGGTCACGCTCGATTTCGCTGACGAGGACCGCAAGCTCTGCCCGGCCTTCGCGCTGCGCCTCGTGCGCGGGGTGAAGAACGGTCCCTCGCCGGACTGGCTGCAGGCGCGGCTGCGCGCGGTGGGCCTCAGGCCGATCAACGCGCTGGTCGACATCACCAATTTCATGACGCTCGACCGCAACCGGCCGCTGCACGTCTTCGATGCCGCCAAGGTCAAGGGCAACCTCACCGTGCGCTGCGCCAAGCCGGGCGAGACGATCCTCGCCCTCGACGGCAAGACCTATGCGCTGAGCGACGAGCAGGTCGTCATCGCCGACGGGAACGGCGTCGAATCGCTCGCCGGCATCATGGGCGGCGAGGCGTCGGGCAGCAGCGAGGCCACCACCGACGTGCTGATCGAGAGCGCGCTCTGGGACCCGCTCAACGTCGCCCGCTCGGGCCGCGCGCTCGGCATCAACTCGGACGCGCGTTATCGCTTCGAGCGCGGCGTCGATCCGGACTTCACCCGCCCCGGCCTCGATCTCGCCACCGCGATGGTGATCGAGCTCTGCGGCGGGCAAGCCTCCGAGATGGAATTCGTGGGCGAAATACCCGACAGCCCGGCCGCGATCGACTTCCCCTGGTCTGAGGTCAGGCGCCTGACCGGGCTCGACCTGCCGCAGGTCGAGATGAAGCTGGCGCTGACCTCGCTCGGCTTCCATGTCTCGGGCGCGGGCGACCGGGTCAAGGTCGCAGCCCCCTCCTGGCGCGCCGATGTCGGCGGCAAGGCTGATCTGGTCGAGGAGATCGTCCGCATCGCCGGCCTCGATCGCGTCGCCGCGACGCCGCTGCCGCGCATCCGGGGCGAAGTGATCAAGCCGGTGCTGACCGTGCTCCAGAAGCGCACCCGCCTCGCCAAGCGCGCGCTCGCGGCGCGCGGCCTCGTCGAGGCGGTGACCTGGTCCTTCATTTCGCATGATCAGGCCAAGCTCTTCGGCGGCGGTTCGCCTGCGCTCGCGCTCGCCAACCCGATCGCGGCCGATCTCTCCGACATGCGGCCCTCGCTGCTGCCGGGGCTGATCCGCGCCGCGCAGAGCAATGCCGATCGCGGCTTTCCCGATGTCGCGCTGTTCGAGGTCGGGCAGGTCTTCAAAAGCGACGAGCCGGAGGGCCAGCTCGTCGCGGCCACCGGCCTGCGCCGCGGCACCGCCCGCCTCGGTGGCACCGGCCGGCATTGGGACGGCGGCGTGAAGCCCGTCGACGTCTTCGACGCCAAGGCGGACGCGCTCGGCCTGCTCTCGGGGCTCGGCGTTCCGACCGGCGGCCTCCAGCTCGTCGCCGGCGGCCCCGCCTGGGCCCATCCCGGCCGCTCGGCCACGCTGCAATTCGGCCCCAAGGGCGTGATCGGCGCCTTCGGCGAGGTCCATCCCCGGATCCTCAAGGCGCTCGACGTGAAGGGGCCGCTCATCGCCTTCGAGATCCATCTCGATGCGCTGCCGCCGCCGAAGCACCGGCCGACCAAGGTCAAGCCGAAGCTTTCCCTCTCCGAATTCCAGCCGGTGACGCGCGATTTCGCCTTCATCGTCGACAAGGCGGTGGCGGCCGGCGAGATGGTCAAGACCGCGCAGGGCGCCGACCGCGCGCTGATCGCCTCCGTCGGGGTCTTCGATCTCTATGAGGGGCAAGGCGTCGATGCCGGCCGCAAGTCGGTGGCGCTGGCTGTCACCCTGCAGCCGACCGAGAAGACGCTGACCGAGGCCGAGATCGAGGCGGTGGGTGCCAGGATCGTCGCCGAGATGAGCAAGCGCCACGGCGCCACCCTGCGCGGCTGA
- the pheS gene encoding phenylalanine--tRNA ligase subunit alpha, which translates to MTDIATLERDTLAALAAAADESAVEDVRIAALGKSGSISALLKTLGTMTPDERREMGPRINGLRDRVQGAIAARKEALGEAALEARLAAERVDVSLPVQDGPEARGRIHPISQVIDEITAIFGDMGFAIAEGPDVETDDLNFTRLNFPVGHPAREMHDTFFFAPDANGERKLLRTHTSPVQVRTMLAQEPPIRVICPGRTYRNDSDQTHTPMFHQVEGLVIDKSAHLGHLKWILEEFCKSFFEIDDVKMRFRPSFFPFTEPSMEVDIQCSRKGGEIRFGEGEDWLEILGCGMVHPNVLRNCGVDPEVYQGFAWGMGIDRIAMLKYGMPDLRPFFEADVRWLSHYGFRPLDLPTLTGGLSS; encoded by the coding sequence ATGACCGACATCGCCACCCTGGAACGCGACACGCTCGCCGCGCTCGCTGCCGCCGCCGACGAATCCGCCGTCGAGGATGTGCGCATCGCAGCGCTGGGCAAATCCGGCTCTATCTCGGCGCTTTTGAAGACGCTGGGCACCATGACGCCCGACGAGCGCAGAGAGATGGGGCCGCGGATCAACGGCCTGCGCGACCGCGTGCAGGGCGCGATCGCCGCCCGCAAGGAGGCGCTGGGCGAGGCCGCGCTGGAGGCAAGGCTCGCCGCCGAGCGCGTCGACGTGTCGCTGCCGGTGCAGGACGGCCCCGAGGCGCGCGGCCGCATCCATCCGATCAGCCAGGTCATCGACGAGATCACCGCGATCTTCGGCGACATGGGCTTCGCCATCGCCGAGGGACCGGATGTCGAGACCGACGACCTCAACTTCACCAGGCTGAACTTCCCCGTAGGCCACCCGGCCCGCGAGATGCACGACACCTTCTTTTTCGCCCCGGATGCGAACGGCGAACGCAAGCTCCTGCGCACCCACACCTCGCCGGTGCAGGTGCGCACCATGCTCGCGCAGGAGCCGCCGATCCGCGTGATCTGTCCGGGCCGCACCTACCGCAACGATTCCGACCAGACCCACACCCCGATGTTCCATCAGGTCGAGGGGCTGGTCATCGACAAATCGGCCCATCTCGGCCACCTGAAATGGATCCTGGAGGAGTTCTGCAAGTCCTTCTTCGAGATCGACGACGTGAAGATGCGCTTCCGCCCGTCCTTCTTCCCCTTCACCGAGCCCTCGATGGAGGTCGACATCCAGTGCTCGCGCAAGGGCGGCGAGATCCGCTTCGGCGAGGGCGAGGACTGGCTGGAGATCCTGGGCTGCGGCATGGTCCACCCGAACGTGCTGAGGAATTGCGGGGTCGATCCGGAGGTCTATCAGGGCTTCGCCTGGGGCATGGGCATCGACCGCATCGCCATGCTGAAATACGGCATGCCGGATCTGCGCCCCTTCTTCGAGGCGGATGTGCGCTGGCTCAGCCATTACGGCTTCCGCCCGCTCGATCTGCCGACGCTCACCGGCGGCCTCTCCTCCTGA
- a CDS encoding branched-chain amino acid aminotransferase, whose protein sequence is MAWYSQTWTWLDGAWHEGNPGIVGPRSHALWQCSSVFDGGRYFDGVAPDIDLHAARVNRSALALGLNPTVTPEFIVETMHEGVRKFAPGTALYVKPMYWAEADGPSTIMPDADSTRFALCLFEAPMPGPGTGFSVTRGAYRRPTQETAPTDSKAGCLYPNNARVLRAARAAGFDNALVLDMQGNVAETATSNVFLARDGVVRTPVPNGTFLNGITRQRVIRLLRADGVRVEECSLRYEDFAEADEIFTSGNYAKCVPVTRIDDRVLQPGPLLRRARELYMDFAHGKAKAA, encoded by the coding sequence ATGGCATGGTATTCCCAGACCTGGACCTGGCTCGACGGCGCCTGGCACGAGGGCAATCCCGGCATCGTCGGCCCGCGCAGCCATGCGCTGTGGCAGTGCTCCTCGGTCTTCGACGGGGGCCGCTATTTCGACGGCGTCGCACCCGACATCGACCTGCATGCCGCCCGCGTCAACCGCTCGGCGCTGGCGCTCGGCCTCAACCCGACGGTCACGCCGGAGTTCATCGTCGAGACGATGCATGAAGGTGTGCGCAAATTTGCGCCGGGCACGGCGCTCTACGTCAAGCCGATGTACTGGGCCGAGGCCGACGGCCCCTCGACCATCATGCCCGATGCGGACTCGACCCGCTTCGCGCTCTGCCTGTTCGAGGCGCCGATGCCGGGCCCCGGCACCGGCTTCTCCGTGACCAGGGGCGCCTATCGCCGCCCGACGCAGGAGACCGCCCCGACCGATTCCAAGGCGGGCTGCCTCTATCCGAACAACGCCCGGGTGCTGCGGGCGGCCAGGGCCGCCGGCTTCGACAACGCGCTGGTGCTCGACATGCAGGGCAATGTCGCCGAGACCGCGACCTCGAACGTCTTCCTCGCCAGGGACGGCGTGGTCAGGACCCCGGTCCCGAACGGCACCTTCCTCAACGGCATCACCCGCCAGCGCGTCATCAGGCTCCTGCGCGCCGACGGCGTGCGCGTCGAGGAATGCAGCCTGCGCTACGAGGATTTCGCTGAGGCCGACGAGATCTTCACCTCGGGCAACTACGCGAAATGCGTGCCGGTGACGCGCATCGACGACCGCGTGCTCCAGCCCGGCCCGCTCTTGCGCCGCGCGCGCGAACTCTACATGGACTTCGCCCACGGCAAGGCGAAGGCCGCCTGA
- a CDS encoding nitronate monooxygenase family protein, which yields MARLATRLTRRLGIAHPILSAPMALAGGGALAAAVSRAGGLGLIGCGYGDSAWIEREFAAAGETAVGCGFITWSLAKTPELLTRALAHRPAALMLSFGDPRPFAAEIEAAGVPLICQCQSLAHVRQALESGAAIVVAQGTEAGGHGASRATLPFVPEAADLVARESPDTLIVAAGGIADGRGLAAALMLGADGVLAGTRFWASREALVHERHHAAALAATGDGTVRTALPDIARGLDWPKPFDIRVSDNAFIGRWAGREAALKAAVAEEAPAYREAFLAGDPDRAAVIFGEAVGLVGDIPSAGEIVQRMVAEAAALLGGAGRLVVRSI from the coding sequence ATGGCACGCCTCGCCACGCGGCTGACCCGGCGCCTCGGCATCGCCCATCCGATCCTCTCGGCGCCGATGGCGCTGGCGGGCGGCGGGGCGCTCGCCGCGGCTGTCAGCCGTGCGGGGGGCCTCGGCCTCATCGGCTGCGGCTATGGCGATAGCGCCTGGATCGAGCGGGAATTCGCGGCGGCCGGCGAGACGGCGGTCGGCTGCGGCTTCATCACCTGGTCGCTGGCGAAGACGCCGGAGCTTCTGACGCGGGCGCTGGCGCACAGGCCCGCCGCGCTGATGCTCTCCTTCGGCGATCCGCGCCCCTTCGCCGCCGAGATCGAGGCGGCGGGCGTGCCGCTGATCTGCCAGTGCCAGTCGCTCGCCCATGTCCGGCAGGCCCTCGAGTCCGGCGCCGCGATCGTCGTCGCGCAGGGGACGGAGGCCGGCGGTCACGGCGCCAGCCGCGCCACGCTGCCCTTCGTGCCCGAGGCGGCCGATCTGGTCGCCCGCGAAAGCCCCGATACGCTCATCGTCGCCGCCGGCGGCATCGCCGATGGACGCGGGCTCGCCGCCGCGCTGATGCTCGGCGCCGATGGCGTGCTCGCCGGCACGCGCTTCTGGGCGAGCCGCGAGGCGCTGGTGCATGAGCGCCATCACGCCGCGGCGCTGGCCGCGACCGGCGACGGGACCGTGCGCACCGCGCTGCCCGACATCGCCCGCGGGCTCGACTGGCCGAAGCCCTTCGACATCCGCGTCTCGGACAATGCCTTCATCGGCCGATGGGCCGGGCGCGAGGCCGCGCTGAAGGCGGCGGTCGCCGAGGAGGCGCCGGCCTATCGCGAAGCCTTCCTCGCGGGAGATCCGGACAGGGCTGCCGTGATCTTCGGCGAAGCGGTCGGGCTGGTCGGCGATATTCCTTCAGCCGGCGAGATCGTCCAGCGCATGGTCGCGGAAGCGGCGGCGCTGCTTGGCGGGGCAGGGCGCCTCGTCGTCCGATCTATCTGA
- a CDS encoding TerC family protein, which translates to MDLSSVSIVDPLVWGKLAEIVLLNIVLSGDNAVVIALACRALAPQQRVKGIALGAGVAVMLRVLFTVAIASLLNAPFLRLLGAVLLVWIAVKLIVEEEGQDENAVAASNKLWKAVQTVAVADIVMSLDNVLAIAAVARDSLPLLVAGLVLSVPLIVLGASLITGLLARFPVLVWAGAALLGWVAGEMFESDPWLIARFGEDLLRKLEYPAAILGALLVLGLGYLIKSRRPDPAH; encoded by the coding sequence ATGGACTTGTCGTCGGTTTCCATCGTCGATCCGCTGGTCTGGGGGAAGCTCGCCGAGATCGTCCTGCTCAACATCGTGCTCTCGGGCGACAACGCCGTCGTCATCGCGCTCGCCTGCCGCGCGCTCGCGCCGCAGCAGCGGGTGAAGGGCATCGCCCTCGGTGCCGGCGTCGCGGTCATGCTGCGCGTGCTGTTCACGGTCGCGATCGCCTCGCTGCTGAACGCGCCTTTCCTGCGCCTGCTCGGCGCGGTCCTGCTCGTCTGGATCGCGGTGAAGCTCATCGTCGAGGAAGAGGGGCAGGACGAGAATGCGGTCGCCGCCAGCAACAAGCTCTGGAAGGCGGTGCAGACGGTGGCCGTCGCCGACATCGTCATGAGCCTCGACAATGTGCTGGCGATCGCCGCCGTCGCCAGGGATTCGCTTCCCTTGCTCGTCGCCGGCCTCGTCCTCTCGGTCCCGCTGATCGTGCTCGGTGCCTCGCTGATCACCGGCCTGCTGGCGCGCTTTCCCGTTCTGGTCTGGGCGGGGGCGGCGCTGCTCGGCTGGGTCGCGGGCGAGATGTTCGAGAGCGACCCCTGGCTGATCGCCCGCTTCGGTGAGGATCTGCTGCGGAAGCTCGAATATCCGGCTGCGATCCTGGGGGCGCTGCTGGTGCTCGGCCTCGGTTATCTGATCAAATCGCGCCGGCCCGATCCGGCTCATTGA
- a CDS encoding 4'-phosphopantetheinyl transferase superfamily protein yields the protein MHWSDHADAIAPALPAVWLVRTGEKPRDLTERSALRRGTARRILARQLGCRDSEVAIGHDPAGRPFIALPDAPGLHLSLATRAGIVAIGLARHPLGVDIEAVEAEAPPPLDLLHPQERELLDRAAPAARPLAFARLWAAKEAYVKALGTGFARAPESFSVFLSSDGRFCVADPLRRAEASGEIRLIEDGGRNVLAAAAIVLA from the coding sequence ATGCACTGGTCCGATCATGCCGATGCCATAGCCCCTGCCCTGCCCGCTGTCTGGCTCGTGCGGACGGGCGAGAAGCCGCGCGATCTGACGGAGCGCTCCGCGCTCAGGCGCGGCACGGCACGGCGCATCCTGGCCCGCCAGCTCGGCTGCCGGGACAGCGAGGTCGCGATCGGCCATGATCCCGCGGGCCGCCCGTTCATCGCCCTGCCGGACGCGCCCGGCCTGCATCTGTCGCTGGCGACGCGGGCCGGCATCGTCGCCATCGGGCTGGCGCGCCACCCGCTCGGCGTCGATATCGAGGCGGTCGAGGCGGAAGCCCCGCCGCCGCTCGATCTGCTGCATCCGCAGGAGCGGGAGCTTCTGGACAGGGCTGCGCCCGCCGCCCGTCCCCTCGCCTTCGCCCGCCTCTGGGCCGCGAAGGAAGCCTATGTGAAGGCGCTCGGCACCGGCTTCGCCCGGGCGCCGGAGAGCTTTTCCGTCTTCCTTTCGTCGGATGGGCGCTTTTGCGTCGCCGATCCCTTGCGCCGGGCGGAGGCCTCCGGCGAGATCCGCCTCATCGAAGACGGCGGCCGGAACGTCCTGGCCGCCGCCGCGATCGTTCTCGCCTGA
- a CDS encoding TerC family protein — protein sequence MDFTSSTFWVSLLQIIWIDLLLSGDNAIVIALACRSLPENRKKIGIWLGAGAAVSLRIVFALVVTYLLGVPYLKIVGGILLFWIAIKLAVGEEEAHGNIEASESLWKAVRTIAIADAVMSLDNVIAIAAAARGHAELFIFGLLLSIPLIIMGAQLLTSIIERFPILVWAGAALLGWIAAEMIVGDIAVLGWLQANWPNWVVPVATDVSPLGIGPANLPHYTAAVVGAVFVCAVGYMLRKKSVDQPG from the coding sequence ATGGATTTCACCTCCTCCACCTTCTGGGTGTCGCTGCTTCAGATCATCTGGATCGATCTCCTGCTCTCCGGCGACAATGCGATCGTCATCGCGCTCGCCTGCCGCTCCCTGCCGGAGAACCGCAAGAAGATCGGCATCTGGCTCGGCGCCGGCGCCGCCGTCAGCCTGCGCATCGTCTTCGCGCTGGTCGTGACCTATCTGCTCGGCGTGCCCTATCTGAAGATCGTCGGTGGCATCCTGCTGTTCTGGATCGCGATCAAGCTCGCCGTCGGCGAGGAGGAAGCGCACGGCAACATCGAGGCCAGCGAAAGCCTGTGGAAGGCCGTGCGGACCATCGCCATCGCCGACGCCGTGATGAGCCTCGACAACGTCATCGCCATCGCGGCGGCCGCGCGCGGCCATGCCGAGCTCTTCATCTTCGGCCTCCTGCTCTCGATCCCGCTGATCATCATGGGCGCGCAGCTCCTGACCTCGATCATCGAGCGCTTCCCGATCCTGGTCTGGGCCGGCGCGGCGCTGCTCGGCTGGATCGCGGCGGAGATGATCGTCGGTGACATCGCCGTGCTGGGCTGGCTCCAGGCGAACTGGCCGAACTGGGTGGTGCCGGTCGCGACCGATGTGAGCCCGCTCGGCATCGGCCCGGCGAACCTGCCGCATTACACGGCGGCGGTGGTCGGCGCGGTCTTCGTCTGCGCCGTCGGCTACATGCTGAGGAAGAAATCCGTCGACCAGCCGGGCTGA
- a CDS encoding alpha/beta hydrolase: MPLAERPVTDNLFPGFRLLDVKTSGTLIRVRTGGEGPPLLLLHGYPQTHALWHEVAARLKDRFTLVCADLRGYGDSGKPESDAAHAPYSKRAMAQDMAEVMSALGHQRFCVGGHDRGARVGHRLALDHADRVTRLATLDIAPTREMYAHTTDAFARAYWHWFFLIQPAPFPERMIGADPEAYWRKKCGSGSAGMTPFAPEALAHYLRCFADPAVIHGSCEDYRAAATIDIRHDDADGGRKLAQPLLALWGANGIIGRCFDPLALWRERAQDVRGHALSGGHYLAEEVPDLVAAEFRAFFGDDA; the protein is encoded by the coding sequence ATGCCCCTCGCCGAACGCCCTGTCACGGACAATCTGTTTCCCGGGTTTCGCCTGCTCGACGTTAAGACGTCGGGCACGCTGATCCGCGTGCGCACCGGCGGCGAAGGGCCGCCGCTCCTGCTGCTGCACGGCTATCCGCAGACCCATGCGCTCTGGCACGAGGTCGCGGCGCGGCTGAAGGACCGCTTCACCCTCGTCTGCGCCGATCTGCGCGGCTATGGCGACAGCGGCAAGCCGGAGAGCGACGCCGCGCACGCTCCCTATTCCAAGCGCGCCATGGCGCAGGATATGGCAGAGGTGATGAGCGCGCTCGGCCATCAGCGCTTCTGCGTCGGCGGGCATGATCGCGGCGCTCGCGTCGGCCATCGCCTCGCGCTCGACCATGCCGACCGCGTCACCCGTCTCGCCACGCTCGACATCGCGCCGACGCGCGAGATGTATGCGCATACGACCGACGCCTTCGCCCGCGCCTATTGGCACTGGTTCTTCCTGATCCAGCCCGCGCCCTTCCCGGAGCGCATGATCGGCGCCGATCCGGAGGCGTATTGGCGCAAGAAATGCGGTTCCGGCTCGGCTGGCATGACGCCTTTCGCCCCCGAAGCCCTGGCTCACTACCTGCGCTGCTTTGCCGATCCGGCGGTGATCCACGGCTCCTGCGAGGATTACCGCGCCGCCGCCACCATCGACATCCGCCATGACGACGCGGATGGCGGGCGCAAGCTGGCGCAGCCGCTGCTCGCGCTCTGGGGCGCCAACGGCATCATCGGCAGATGCTTCGACCCTCTGGCCTTATGGCGAGAGCGTGCGCAGGATGTACGCGGCCATGCCCTGTCGGGCGGCCATTATCTGGCGGAGGAGGTCCCCGATCTCGTCGCAGCCGAGTTCAGGGCCTTCTTCGGAGACGACGCATGA
- a CDS encoding tartrate dehydrogenase: protein MTGTNRIYRIAVIAGDGIGREVMPEGLRVLEAAAKKFGFELRLDQFDFSSCDYYARHGKMLPDDWKEKIGGHDAIYFGAVGMPAQVPDHVSLWGSLLLFRREFDQYVNLRPVRLMPGVPGPLAGRKPGDIDFFVVRENTEGEYSSVGGRMYAGTEREIVIQETVMSRVGIDRVLKYAFELASRRPRRKLTSATKSNGISITMPYWDERVKEMAKHYPDIAVDQYHIDILTAHFVLNPDRFDVVVASNLFGDILSDLGPACTGTIGIAPSGNINPAGDHPSLFEPVHGSAPDIAGQGIANPVGMIWSGAMMLDHLGEHEAAKGIEAAIERALGDARTRTRDLGGALGTEAAGKAVEQAL, encoded by the coding sequence ATGACCGGGACCAATCGCATCTACCGCATCGCCGTCATCGCCGGCGACGGCATCGGCAGGGAGGTCATGCCCGAGGGCCTGCGCGTTCTGGAGGCGGCGGCGAAGAAATTCGGCTTCGAGCTCAGGCTAGACCAGTTCGATTTCTCCTCCTGCGACTACTACGCCCGGCACGGCAAGATGTTGCCCGACGACTGGAAGGAGAAGATCGGCGGCCATGACGCGATCTATTTCGGCGCCGTCGGCATGCCGGCGCAGGTGCCGGACCATGTCTCGCTCTGGGGCTCGCTGCTGCTGTTCCGGCGCGAGTTCGACCAATACGTCAACCTCAGGCCGGTGCGGCTGATGCCGGGCGTGCCCGGCCCGCTCGCCGGCCGCAAGCCCGGCGACATCGATTTCTTCGTCGTGCGCGAGAATACCGAGGGCGAATATTCCTCGGTCGGCGGGCGCATGTATGCCGGTACCGAGCGCGAGATCGTCATCCAGGAGACGGTGATGAGCCGCGTCGGCATCGACCGCGTGCTGAAATACGCCTTCGAGCTGGCGAGCCGCCGGCCGCGCAGGAAGCTGACCTCGGCCACCAAGTCGAACGGCATCTCGATCACCATGCCCTATTGGGACGAGCGGGTGAAGGAGATGGCGAAGCATTATCCGGACATCGCGGTCGACCAGTACCATATCGACATCCTGACCGCGCATTTCGTGCTGAACCCGGACCGTTTCGACGTCGTCGTCGCCTCGAACCTGTTCGGCGACATCCTGTCCGATCTCGGCCCCGCCTGCACCGGCACGATCGGCATCGCACCATCGGGCAACATCAACCCGGCCGGCGACCATCCGTCCCTGTTCGAGCCGGTCCATGGCTCGGCGCCCGACATCGCGGGGCAGGGCATCGCCAATCCGGTCGGCATGATCTGGTCGGGCGCGATGATGCTCGACCATCTCGGCGAGCACGAGGCCGCCAAGGGAATCGAGGCGGCGATCGAGCGCGCGCTCGGCGATGCCCGCACCCGCACCCGCGACCTCGGCGGCGCGCTGGGCACCGAGGCTGCCGGCAAGGCGGTCGAGCAGGCGCTCTAG